A DNA window from Jaculus jaculus isolate mJacJac1 chromosome 1, mJacJac1.mat.Y.cur, whole genome shotgun sequence contains the following coding sequences:
- the Ccl22 gene encoding C-C motif chemokine 22 has product MASLQASLLVAFILLSAVLQETESGPYGTNMEDSICCRDYIRQPLPLRVVKGFYWTSTFCRKPGVVLQTLRNWEICADPRLPWVKRIVKKLGG; this is encoded by the exons ATGGCCAGCCTGCAAGCCTCACTCCTGGTGGCCTTCATCCTTCTTTCTGCAGTGCTTCAGGAAACGGAGTCAG GTCCTTATGGCACCAACATGGAGGACAGCATCTGCTGCCGGGACTACATCCGTCAACCCCTGCCACTGCGCGTGGTGAAGGGCTTCTACTGGACCTCCACCTTCTGCCGCAAGCCTGGTGTTGT ttTGCAGACCCTCAGGAACTGGGAGATTTGTGCTGATCCCAGGCTTCCCTGGGTGAAGAGGATAGTGAAGAAGCTGGGAGGATGA